The Allocoprobacillus halotolerans nucleotide sequence TTTGATAAAGGTATCATTGACCCTACAAAAGTCACTCGTAGTGCTTTATTAAATGCTGCAAGTATTTCTGCATTATTTATTACAACAGAAGCTGGTGTAGCTCCAATTAAAGAAGATAATCCTGCACCTGCTCCAATGGCACCTGGTGGAATGTATTAATTTTATAAAAAACACAAAGGATGTATTAATGTCCTTTGTGTTTTTCTTTTTTCTTTTGCTGTTTTTGTTGATAATGTCTTTCTTTTAACTCTGCTTTCACTTGATGTTTACAATGTTTTTGCATCTTTTTTGTCTGTTCATATTGCAAAGTCAAAGCCATCTGTGATTTTGTAGACATACGAATTTGAGAAACTTCCTGATGAATCATTCTTTGTCTTTTTTAGGATTCACTTTACAACTCTTAACAGCATAATCAATGGATGGACTAAAAGCAAAAGATTGATAATGTTTTAAAATCATTTGATAAATATCTTGATCTTGTGGTTCTAATCCAAAAGTGATTTTGTAGACAGAAAGTTGTTGATTTTCTATTCTTTCAAAAACACCTACCCAAAAAGGTTCTTCATAATAAACCTTTAAAGTTATAGAAATAGAATCCATTGATACCCTCCTTTCTTTCAATAAACAAAGAACGGACGACCAAAGGAGGAAGGTTACTGATAAGTTGAAAACTTACGTTTGGACTACCAACCAAACTGTGTTTTTATCTTTGCCAAATCATCATAATATAATTAAAAAAGGCTGTCAATAGCCTTTTATAAGTGTTTCATCTTCATATTCCTTTTCTTTTTTAGAATATTGAAACAAAACGTAACATAGCCAAATTGTCACAAATATATGAAATAAAGTAATGATAATTTTCATATATTGAATAATGAGCCAATAAGTAGGAAATACAACTAAAGTTATAGAAATAACTTGCATTGTTCTTAAAATCAAAAAACGTTTGGCAAAGTCATCATGGTGATGGAAAGAGGCAATTTGAGAAATATTCGTTAATAACTGAAATTGAAAATAAATAGAAATAATCGCAATGAATATTTGTAATAATGTCATTGATTCTAAAGATATGCCAATAATCTGTAAAAGCCATGCAATCCCTTCATATACACCTAATATAAGTGCAAAAGGTCTTAATAAACTTGCACTTTTTTCATATTTTTCAATGACGAAAATGGCTTGATAGTAAAGATAATAACCAATCCAATCAGGTAGAAGATTGATTGTATTTATATTGAGATGAAACAAAATAATAAGTTGAGCCAAAGCAATTTTTTCAATAGTAGCTGATAAATTCATTTGTTTCATACCATTCACCATCCTCCACATTGATTTTGATAATTTCTTTCTTTCCATTGATGATGATTTGTAAAGCGTAGGCTCCAGGTAAATTAATTTTGTAAGTATCATCATAAGCAGAAATATGCTGTAATGTCATCTCTTCTTCATATTTTAGACTTTCTGATCCTATCAAGACATGACTTTCTTCATTACTACTTCCACCACTTCTTCCATAATGATATTCTGTATCATCAAAAGGGGAAATTCCACTTTATCATCCATATCATCTAAATTTTGAATACACATATAAATATATTTGTTTTTTTCTTGAGATGTATAAAATTCTTCATTTTCATAAGTCACTTCAATATATTGATAACCACTATTAAACTGTGCACGTGGGTTTAATTCATAAGCATGATAAGAAGGCATATCATCAACGCTATCAATATTGTTCACTTGATAACCGTTTCTTATTGTCATATTGATTTGTCCATCATGATAAGGAAAAGACATTGTTTGATAAATAGGTATTTCATAAACTTCACTATTCATAAATGTTTGGATGTAATTCGCATCACCTTTTAAAATATCACCTATTTGTTGCACTTTCCAGTCGCGCTCTTTTATAATTTGAATAGGAATAATTGTATAATGAGCAATCACACGTTCATTTTCTACATCAAAATGATCACTTTTATCATAAAAACATAATTTTGCCTGATATTCATCTTTACTGATTTTTTCTAAATGTGTTACATCATATAAATAGCCTGGTTGATTAGAAACAATCCCATCCGGTCTTTGACTTAAGACTGTTTGATAATTGACATAATATTTTTGTGGCATAACTGATAATAAAAACTGTTCATCATTGGAGAGAATTCCTTTGGCATAAGCGTCAATAGCTCCGGCTACTGTTGGATATTCTACTATTCTTGCTGAGGCAAGAGAAAGCTGATAAGAAAAATTATCATATTCATAGGGATTACCTATTAAGCTATAAGAATGAAAATATCCTATTGATAAAGGTGCTAATAAAACACATATACACACTGAAACAATAGCCATGCCTTGAGGATATTTTTTAAATCTAGCAATCGCTTCAATACGTTTTTTTATATTTTGTGCACCATTAGAAAGAGAAGTTGTTCCAAAAGCATGAGGATATTTTTCATTTGTCATTTGCAGCAAGATCTTACCATATTCTCTTCTTTGTACTCCTTCTAGTCTTTCTAAAACTCTTTGATCACATAGACTTTCCATATCATTATTAATTTGATCAAAAACATATTGTAAAAAAGGATTACACCAATGTAGACATCTCAAACAAGACCACATCACACAATGAAATGAATCTTTATATTTCAAATGCAATAATTCATGTAAAATAATTTTATCATCTAATAATGTTTGACTAGGTAAAACAAGAACTGGTTTAAAAATACCAAATACAAAAGCTGATGGTATGCCTTCTAAAACAATTGCTTGACATGGTGAAAAATGATATTGTCTGATGACTTGTTCTATTTGTGTCATTAGGTGATTACTTGGTTTTTGACCATATTGTAATATTAATTTTTTTAGTTGGAAATACTGAATCAAATATCTGCCTATCCAAAAGATAACACCACAGACATAAACAACAAATAAAACATCTGTTACACTGCTAGGTATATCTTTAATCAATGGGAAAAAGGTATAATTTTGAATAGGAAGATATATGTCTGTATAAGATGATTGCCACATTTTTTCAACAATTGTCTTGATTGCTTCAATAAAAACACGTAAGGAAGGAAAAAGCGTATAAGCCAGTAAACCTGTTGGTATCAATAATGAGAAAAGAAAAACAATCCAAACGCCATATTGCCATCTTGGTGATAATTTGTCTTGAAATAATCTTTTTAAAATTAATAAAACAACCGCAATAAGAGATACTTCTATTGTTTGAACAAGAAAGCCCCAAATATTTATCATAATTAGACCTCCATTTCATCAAGAATTTGATTCAATTGTTCTTTTTCTTCTGGTGTTATTTTTGAATCCTTTAAAAAAGCACTCATTAAATCAGTGACTGATCCTTGATAGACCTTATTTAATAAACGACTTCTTTCTTCTTTTTGATAATCTTCTAGAGTCAAAGCATAACGATAGCGATGAGGTTCGAGATTTCTATCAATCTTGACTAAGTTTTTCTTTTCCATCCTCGTTAAATAAGTATGAACAGTATTACGACTCCAATGATTCTTAGCTTTTAAAGCATCAACAAGTTCTCCTAAAACAAAGTCATCACCACTCCATAAAACTTCCATCACTGATAATTCAGCATCAGATAACTTTTGCATACTTTCATCTCCTACACTTGTAGTCTTTCTATTATTATACTACAGCTGTAGTCATTGTTTGTCAATAAAATATGCGATAACAAAATTATTTTTAAAAAGAAAAAAGGCTTTAAGCCTTTATTTTGCAAGTCCTTCTTCC carries:
- a CDS encoding BlaI/MecI/CopY family transcriptional regulator produces the protein MQKLSDAELSVMEVLWSGDDFVLGELVDALKAKNHWSRNTVHTYLTRMEKKNLVKIDRNLEPHRYRYALTLEDYQKEERSRLLNKVYQGSVTDLMSAFLKDSKITPEEKEQLNQILDEMEV
- a CDS encoding M56 family metallopeptidase gives rise to the protein MINIWGFLVQTIEVSLIAVVLLILKRLFQDKLSPRWQYGVWIVFLFSLLIPTGLLAYTLFPSLRVFIEAIKTIVEKMWQSSYTDIYLPIQNYTFFPLIKDIPSSVTDVLFVVYVCGVIFWIGRYLIQYFQLKKLILQYGQKPSNHLMTQIEQVIRQYHFSPCQAIVLEGIPSAFVFGIFKPVLVLPSQTLLDDKIILHELLHLKYKDSFHCVMWSCLRCLHWCNPFLQYVFDQINNDMESLCDQRVLERLEGVQRREYGKILLQMTNEKYPHAFGTTSLSNGAQNIKKRIEAIARFKKYPQGMAIVSVCICVLLAPLSIGYFHSYSLIGNPYEYDNFSYQLSLASARIVEYPTVAGAIDAYAKGILSNDEQFLLSVMPQKYYVNYQTVLSQRPDGIVSNQPGYLYDVTHLEKISKDEYQAKLCFYDKSDHFDVENERVIAHYTIIPIQIIKERDWKVQQIGDILKGDANYIQTFMNSEVYEIPIYQTMSFPYHDGQINMTIRNGYQVNNIDSVDDMPSYHAYELNPRAQFNSGYQYIEVTYENEEFYTSQEKNKYIYMCIQNLDDMDDKVEFPLLMIQNIIMEEVVEVVMKKVMS